The Fusobacterium periodonticum ATCC 33693 genome includes a window with the following:
- the nadC gene encoding carboxylating nicotinate-nucleotide diphosphorylase, which translates to MNLRKIDKFQMDESIKLALKEDITSEDISTNAIYKNDRLAEISLYSKEEGILAGLDVFKRVFELLDNSVEFTEYKKDGDKLLNKDLILKIKANVKTILSAERTALNYLQRMSGIASYTQKMVEALDDENIKLLDTRKTTPNMRIFEKYSVRVGGGYNHRYNLSDAIMLKDNHIDAAGSITEAIKLAREYSPFIKKIEIEVEDLKGVEEAVKAGADIIMLDNMDIETIKKAIKIINKQAIIECSGNVDITNINRFKGLEIDYISSGAITHSAKILDLSLKNLRYVDD; encoded by the coding sequence TGGATGAGTCAATTAAATTAGCTTTAAAAGAAGACATAACTTCTGAAGATATTAGCACAAATGCAATCTATAAAAATGATAGATTAGCAGAAATTTCACTTTATTCAAAAGAAGAAGGAATCTTAGCAGGGCTTGATGTGTTCAAAAGAGTTTTTGAATTACTAGATAATTCTGTGGAATTTACAGAGTATAAAAAAGATGGAGATAAACTTTTAAATAAAGATTTAATATTGAAAATAAAAGCTAATGTAAAAACAATATTATCAGCTGAAAGAACAGCTTTAAACTATTTACAAAGAATGAGTGGAATTGCAAGCTATACTCAAAAAATGGTAGAAGCACTTGATGATGAAAATATAAAGTTGCTAGATACTAGAAAAACTACTCCAAATATGAGGATATTTGAAAAGTATTCAGTTAGAGTAGGTGGTGGCTATAACCATAGATACAATCTTTCAGATGCTATAATGTTAAAAGATAATCATATTGATGCAGCTGGCTCTATAACAGAGGCAATAAAACTTGCAAGAGAATACTCTCCTTTTATTAAAAAAATTGAAATAGAAGTTGAAGATTTAAAAGGAGTGGAAGAAGCAGTTAAAGCTGGTGCAGATATAATTATGCTGGATAATATGGATATAGAAACAATTAAAAAGGCTATAAAAATTATAAATAAGCAGGCTATAATAGAATGTTCAGGAAATGTAGATATAACTAATATAAATCGTTTTAAAGGATTAGAAATAGACTATATTTCAAGTGGGGCTATAACACATTCAGCTAAGATTTTAGATTTAAGTTTGAAAAATTTGAGGTATGTAGATGATTGA
- a CDS encoding transcription repressor NadR has protein sequence MIEREEREKKILEILRNSETLVSGTYLAEFFNVSRQVIVQDIAILKAKNIDIISTNRGYRLLSKGIKKIIKVKHDDSEIRNELNAIVDLGASVEDVFVIHKTYGKISVKLDIKSRRDVDLLVENINSKLSKPLKNLTDNCHYHTIIAENENIFKEVEDKLKELGILMEE, from the coding sequence ATGATTGAAAGGGAAGAAAGAGAAAAGAAAATACTTGAAATTTTAAGAAATAGTGAAACTCTTGTAAGTGGTACATATCTTGCAGAGTTTTTTAATGTTTCAAGGCAGGTTATAGTACAAGATATAGCAATATTAAAGGCTAAAAATATAGATATTATCTCAACTAATAGAGGCTATAGATTACTTTCAAAGGGAATAAAAAAAATTATTAAGGTCAAACATGATGATTCAGAAATTAGAAATGAATTAAATGCTATTGTAGACCTTGGAGCAAGTGTTGAAGATGTTTTTGTTATCCATAAAACTTATGGAAAAATAAGTGTAAAATTGGATATAAAATCAAGAAGAGATGTGGACTTATTGGTAGAAAATATCAATTCAAAACTTAGTAAACCTTTAAAAAATTTGACAGATAATTGTCATTATCACACTATAATAGCTGAAAATGAGAATATTTTTAAAGAAGTTGAGGATAAACTAAAAGAGCTTGGAATTTTGATGGAAGAATAA
- the tnpA gene encoding IS200/IS605 family transposase: FLKIFKGISARKLFLKHPEIKNKLWNGHLWNPSYFVATVSENTEEQIKRYIQTQKER, translated from the coding sequence TTTTTGAAAATATTCAAAGGAATTTCTGCAAGAAAACTTTTTTTAAAACATCCTGAGATAAAAAATAAGTTATGGAATGGACACTTATGGAACCCTAGTTATTTTGTTGCAACTGTTTCAGAAAATACTGAAGAACAAATAAAAAGATATATCCAAACTCAAAAAGAAAGATGA
- a CDS encoding AAA family ATPase: protein MKIHIIGCSGTGKTYLAKKLSNKYNIPHYDLDNIYWDNSSEKYGLKTEFEKRDNLLQNILEKDAWIVEGIYYKWLEQSFKDADIIYILDLPKYIYKFRIIKRFIKRKLKLEISKKETLKSLLDLLKWTDKFQNEDMKEIIKILKKYKEKVYFIKSKKEIKEILEF, encoded by the coding sequence TTGAAAATTCATATTATTGGTTGCAGTGGTACAGGTAAAACTTATCTTGCAAAGAAATTATCAAATAAATATAATATTCCTCACTATGATTTAGATAATATATATTGGGATAATTCTTCTGAAAAATATGGACTAAAGACAGAGTTTGAAAAAAGAGATAATTTACTTCAAAATATATTAGAAAAAGATGCTTGGATTGTTGAAGGAATTTATTATAAATGGCTTGAACAAAGTTTTAAAGATGCTGATATTATCTATATTTTAGATTTACCTAAGTATATTTATAAATTTCGTATTATAAAAAGATTTATCAAAAGAAAATTAAAACTAGAAATTTCTAAAAAAGAAACATTGAAATCTTTACTAGATTTATTAAAATGGACAGATAAATTTCAAAATGAAGATATGAAAGAAATAATAAAAATATTGAAAAAATATAAAGAAAAAGTTTATTTTATAAAAAGTAAAAAAGAAATTAAAGAAATTTTAGAATTTTAA
- a CDS encoding YfbM family protein, with protein sequence MGMYAMYQEVKEEDFKKLLESDDFFETIEELEEKDGTELCDIDKMWDALHFLINGLSAIHGTPEDNLLSEFIIGSENFNDEAEEFARYIPTEKVIEISKKLNEINFQDYLKDFDMTNFAENGIYPDIWDYEEEREEIMEELSEHFETLKEFYNKVAENKNIVVVTIG encoded by the coding sequence ATGGGAATGTATGCAATGTATCAAGAAGTTAAAGAAGAAGATTTTAAAAAATTGTTAGAAAGTGATGACTTCTTTGAAACTATTGAAGAATTAGAAGAAAAAGATGGAACAGAATTATGTGATATAGATAAAATGTGGGATGCACTTCATTTTTTAATTAATGGACTTTCTGCAATCCATGGAACTCCTGAAGATAATCTTCTAAGTGAATTTATTATAGGTAGTGAAAACTTTAATGATGAGGCTGAAGAATTTGCAAGATATATTCCAACAGAAAAAGTAATAGAAATTTCTAAAAAGCTAAATGAAATTAATTTTCAAGATTATTTAAAAGATTTTGATATGACTAACTTTGCTGAAAATGGAATTTATCCTGATATTTGGGACTATGAAGAAGAAAGAGAAGAAATAATGGAAGAACTTTCTGAACATTTTGAAACTTTAAAAGAATTCTATAATAAAGTTGCTGAAAACAAGAATATAGTTGTTGTAACTATTGGTTAA